The Exiguobacterium acetylicum genome includes a window with the following:
- a CDS encoding general stress protein, translating into MGKKQWIGVYQNETDLIRKIEDLHFAGYLEEDLYVVLQDKTDMAMLRGQSAAQLVSGKRTLFERFTGKPASAEEIETAFTELGLPESDIRQHVLRVQQGEYVLLADEAGASRPAPEPKSILETEPEGIEAERKLDHENRALENENDRML; encoded by the coding sequence ATGGGAAAAAAACAATGGATTGGTGTCTATCAAAATGAGACGGATTTGATTCGAAAAATTGAGGATCTACATTTTGCGGGTTATCTAGAAGAGGATTTGTATGTCGTGTTGCAAGACAAAACCGATATGGCGATGTTACGCGGACAATCAGCGGCTCAACTCGTCTCCGGAAAACGAACGTTGTTTGAACGATTTACTGGAAAACCTGCTTCTGCTGAAGAAATCGAAACAGCGTTTACGGAACTGGGGTTACCAGAGTCGGATATTCGTCAACATGTGTTACGTGTCCAACAAGGTGAGTACGTCCTATTAGCGGATGAAGCAGGGGCGTCGCGTCCTGCACCAGAGCCGAAGAGTATTTTGGAGACAGAACCAGAAGGGATCGAGGCAGAACGAAAACTCGACCACGAAAACCGTGCCCTTGAAAATGAAAATGACCGGATGCTGTGA
- a CDS encoding MarR family transcriptional regulator: MKDNLREAVLLFEEVMIHGTERVLKSVEAPVWQMYSPEQLHVLKLVGKYGPISSGRLAAVQGVHKSAISNRLKKLTEKGLVIVERREDDHRTKYISLTESGRLVATEAEQEIYTYLENLIEGKVEEEEIIQFIETFKKIKEILQLND, from the coding sequence ATGAAAGACAATCTACGTGAAGCAGTCCTCCTGTTTGAAGAAGTCATGATCCACGGAACAGAACGCGTGTTGAAGTCGGTTGAAGCACCCGTTTGGCAAATGTATTCACCGGAACAACTGCATGTGTTGAAGCTTGTCGGCAAATACGGACCGATTTCCTCCGGTCGTCTAGCGGCAGTACAGGGCGTTCACAAAAGTGCGATCTCTAATCGTTTGAAGAAGTTAACCGAAAAAGGACTAGTTATCGTCGAACGACGAGAAGACGACCACCGGACGAAGTATATTTCACTGACGGAGTCAGGTCGACTAGTTGCGACAGAAGCAGAGCAGGAAATTTATACGTATCTCGAAAACTTGATTGAAGGAAAGGTCGAGGAAGAAGAAATCATCCAGTTCATCGAAACCTTTAAGAAAATCAAAGAAATTCTGCAGTTGAACGACTAA
- a CDS encoding universal stress protein yields the protein MESQYHTILVAVDGSKTADLAFEKAVKFSKLDHAKLVIVHVIDIQTFANVRANKRFIDQNVTEYAQDLLDRYEKRAREAGVETVELVIENGSPKTLIPKVIAPRVGAGLIVCGAVGMNAMERIMIGSVSENISRYAKCDIYIVRPKTLK from the coding sequence ATGGAGAGCCAATATCATACGATTTTAGTCGCAGTCGACGGATCAAAGACAGCAGACTTAGCTTTTGAAAAAGCTGTCAAATTCTCAAAACTTGATCATGCCAAGCTCGTCATCGTTCATGTTATCGATATTCAAACGTTCGCCAATGTTCGTGCCAACAAACGTTTCATTGATCAAAATGTCACTGAATATGCGCAAGATTTGCTCGATCGATATGAAAAACGGGCACGAGAAGCAGGAGTAGAGACAGTCGAACTCGTCATTGAAAATGGCTCTCCGAAAACATTGATTCCAAAGGTTATCGCACCACGCGTCGGCGCAGGGTTGATCGTCTGTGGAGCGGTCGGAATGAATGCGATGGAACGCATCATGATTGGGAGTGTTTCTGAAAACATCTCTCGTTATGCGAAATGTGACATTTATATCGTTCGTCCGAAAACCTTGAAGTGA
- a CDS encoding MMPL family transporter, whose translation MRQIVKWRWAILALLLIVTVGLLFTAPNLAKQAEEAGAIQLANDADSQRAADILEKAGASEETISLVIPLKDKVSDADRTSIGQIVKDLEALDRPVTDVLDPFENKETEGQLVSKDKKTVLVPITVDGSQEEIVKLAKQIRTDLLPKDQTIYLTGEALINDDVNTSSQEGLKRTELITVGLIFGLLLLVFRSVVTPFVPLVAVGFTYLISQSLVAFFVDWFGFPVSNYTQIFLVAILFGIGTDYCILLLSRYKEELTAGHDVETAIVNTYKTAGRTLLISGLAVLVGFSAIGFADFPIFKSSVAVAVGIAVLLLVLFTLVPFFMATLKEKLFWPSKKAASHQDSKLWAHYGGLSIRRPLLAMIIVAVVTVPTLFTYDDDLSFNTVDEIGAKYETVKGLNAISDGFGAGESLPVNVILKSDKDLITEKTVPYAEQLSRELVKVDGVKSVRSISRPTGEVINDFYVDRQLKQVADGMKEATAGLTDVQSGLTTVEDNLNGITGQLPAGDAASAGASQLQQAADGLGQINQQLTLVGQGLQSTQNIPQTVGTLNALSGQLSQVQAGISQAASGIASQGAQAGQLGSGLTQLADGVGQANEGLTKIESGLEEISDLLTEMGQATSIRGTGVFVPKDTLSDKAFKPAIDRYAIDQQTGLKFEVILEDDPYSPEAIQTVAAIKETTANTIKGTPFADSTVAYGGISSVNSDLNDTSKADFKRTVTVMLISLFVILAIMFRSLIMPLFMIGSLLLTYYTSMSIAELIFVNGLGYDGISWAVPFFGFVMLIALGIDYSIFLLDRFREETINGLDTKEAMFLSMKKMGSVIITAAIILAGTFGAMMPSGVLSLVQIATIVITGLLLYGLIVLPLLIPAITVSFGKGVWWPFRPKTKK comes from the coding sequence ATGCGACAAATCGTTAAATGGCGGTGGGCAATTCTTGCGCTATTACTCATCGTCACAGTAGGACTACTGTTCACGGCACCAAACTTAGCTAAGCAAGCAGAAGAAGCAGGGGCGATTCAGCTTGCGAATGATGCGGACTCGCAGCGGGCAGCTGATATTTTAGAAAAAGCGGGAGCGAGCGAAGAAACGATTTCTCTCGTCATTCCGCTCAAAGACAAAGTCAGTGATGCCGATCGAACATCGATCGGACAAATCGTCAAGGATTTAGAAGCACTCGATCGACCGGTTACGGATGTACTCGATCCGTTTGAAAACAAAGAGACGGAAGGACAACTCGTCTCAAAAGACAAAAAAACGGTCCTTGTGCCAATCACGGTCGATGGTTCGCAGGAAGAGATCGTCAAACTGGCAAAACAAATCCGGACGGATCTCTTACCGAAGGATCAAACGATTTATTTAACGGGTGAAGCGTTAATCAATGATGACGTCAATACGAGCTCGCAAGAAGGGCTGAAGCGGACAGAGCTCATTACGGTCGGTTTGATTTTCGGACTTCTGTTACTCGTATTCCGTTCAGTCGTCACACCGTTTGTCCCACTTGTTGCGGTTGGTTTTACGTACCTAATCAGTCAATCACTCGTCGCCTTTTTCGTCGATTGGTTCGGCTTCCCGGTATCGAACTATACGCAAATCTTCCTCGTCGCGATTTTGTTCGGGATTGGGACGGACTATTGTATCTTGCTACTGAGCCGTTATAAGGAAGAGTTGACGGCAGGACACGATGTTGAGACGGCGATCGTCAACACGTATAAAACAGCAGGACGGACGCTACTGATCAGTGGACTCGCTGTTCTTGTCGGTTTCTCGGCAATCGGCTTTGCAGATTTCCCAATCTTCAAATCATCGGTCGCTGTTGCGGTTGGAATTGCCGTACTTTTACTCGTCTTGTTCACACTCGTTCCATTCTTCATGGCGACACTCAAAGAAAAGTTATTCTGGCCGTCGAAGAAAGCAGCGAGTCACCAAGATAGTAAACTGTGGGCGCATTATGGCGGGTTATCAATCCGTCGTCCGTTACTTGCGATGATCATTGTTGCAGTTGTCACGGTACCAACACTCTTTACGTATGATGATGATCTATCATTCAATACAGTTGATGAGATTGGTGCGAAGTATGAGACAGTCAAAGGACTCAATGCAATCTCTGATGGTTTTGGTGCAGGTGAGTCGTTACCGGTCAATGTCATCCTTAAGAGTGACAAAGATTTGATTACGGAAAAAACAGTTCCTTATGCAGAACAATTAAGTCGTGAACTCGTGAAAGTGGATGGTGTCAAATCGGTTCGTTCGATTTCTCGTCCGACTGGCGAAGTCATCAATGACTTTTATGTCGATCGTCAACTAAAACAAGTTGCTGACGGTATGAAAGAAGCAACAGCGGGTCTGACAGACGTTCAGTCTGGTTTGACGACCGTTGAAGATAATCTCAACGGGATCACAGGACAGTTACCAGCAGGAGATGCTGCCTCGGCGGGCGCTAGCCAATTGCAACAAGCAGCGGACGGACTCGGGCAAATCAACCAACAGTTGACGCTCGTCGGTCAAGGGTTACAGTCGACACAAAACATCCCACAAACAGTCGGGACGTTAAATGCCTTATCTGGTCAATTGAGCCAAGTCCAAGCTGGCATCAGTCAAGCAGCGAGCGGAATTGCGTCTCAAGGAGCACAAGCAGGTCAACTTGGAAGTGGGTTGACACAACTTGCGGATGGAGTCGGTCAAGCGAATGAAGGACTGACAAAAATCGAAAGTGGTCTTGAAGAGATTTCGGATCTTCTGACTGAAATGGGACAAGCGACATCGATTCGTGGAACTGGTGTGTTCGTTCCAAAAGATACGCTGTCAGATAAAGCCTTTAAGCCAGCGATTGATCGTTACGCCATCGATCAACAGACAGGATTAAAATTCGAAGTCATCCTCGAAGATGATCCGTATTCACCGGAAGCGATTCAAACCGTCGCTGCAATTAAAGAGACGACAGCGAATACAATTAAAGGTACACCGTTTGCAGATAGTACAGTCGCGTATGGCGGTATCTCAAGCGTTAACAGCGACTTGAATGATACGTCGAAAGCCGATTTCAAACGAACGGTGACTGTCATGTTAATCAGTCTCTTCGTGATTTTAGCGATTATGTTCCGTTCGTTGATCATGCCATTGTTCATGATCGGTTCGTTATTGCTGACGTACTACACGTCGATGTCGATTGCTGAGTTGATCTTCGTCAACGGACTCGGATATGACGGAATTAGTTGGGCTGTTCCGTTCTTCGGATTCGTCATGTTGATCGCCCTTGGTATCGACTACTCGATCTTCTTACTCGACCGATTCCGGGAAGAGACGATCAACGGGCTCGATACGAAAGAAGCGATGTTCCTGTCGATGAAAAAGATGGGGTCTGTCATCATTACGGCAGCGATCATTCTTGCAGGAACGTTTGGGGCGATGATGCCATCTGGTGTCTTGAGTCTCGTTCAAATCGCAACAATCGTCATTACAGGTCTACTCCTGTATGGTTTGATTGTCTTACCACTCTTGATTCCAGCGATCACGGTATCGTTTGGTAAAGGAGTCTGGTGGCCGTTTCGACCAAAGACTAAAAAATAA
- a CDS encoding FusB/FusC family EF-G-binding protein produces the protein MDAFLLPYQYNFIRNQVDLLQHQFAVVHDPDVRDAVRYSAAEKIFDLLPVLTPEQEALLTNIRDAESEQDLLAYLTHVEPFVQPFPNISESRIRQLFKKTKKLHIPPLHSFEWAQTTFLSWNDTGNRKKYFVYPLDGEWIGVESTYLPSIQKGICAICHTYSDITLVTATTRRSAEQHQTIGHHMCIDSDACNQAVTNPDVIETFLTRTQKK, from the coding sequence ATGGACGCATTTTTATTGCCTTATCAATACAACTTCATTCGGAATCAAGTTGACTTGCTACAACATCAATTCGCTGTCGTTCATGACCCAGATGTCCGTGATGCGGTCCGGTACAGTGCCGCTGAAAAGATATTTGATCTATTGCCCGTACTTACACCGGAACAAGAAGCCTTGTTGACGAACATTCGTGACGCTGAATCCGAACAGGATCTTCTCGCCTATTTAACGCACGTCGAACCGTTTGTCCAACCGTTTCCAAACATTTCTGAATCACGCATCCGACAACTCTTTAAAAAAACAAAAAAATTGCATATCCCACCACTTCATTCCTTCGAATGGGCACAGACGACATTTTTAAGCTGGAACGATACCGGAAATCGAAAAAAGTACTTCGTCTATCCTTTAGATGGAGAATGGATTGGTGTCGAAAGCACCTATCTACCGTCGATTCAAAAAGGAATTTGCGCGATTTGTCACACGTATAGTGATATTACACTCGTGACTGCAACGACACGCCGTTCAGCTGAACAACATCAGACGATTGGTCACCATATGTGCATCGATAGTGATGCGTGTAATCAAGCCGTGACGAACCCAGATGTCATTGAAACCTTTCTAACACGCACCCAAAAGAAATGA